From Pelomicrobium methylotrophicum, one genomic window encodes:
- a CDS encoding MBL fold metallo-hydrolase, with protein MPRRFAGFASSSRVPVTLPAILQYDHGIAAVDSGYYRPNLDAIHVITERGRAAIVDTGTSHSVSRLLAALDTLGIRRDHVDFILLTHIHLDHAGGAGQLARELPCARIVVHPRGVRHLLDPGKLVASTRAVYGDEEFRKHYGEVLPVPAERLIEAPDGLRVELAGRALVCLETPGHARHHYCIYDERSRSVFTGDAFGISYREFDGDGTQFIFPTSTPAQFDPDAAHASIDRLARLDPKHAYLTHYSRVSHVPRHAVTLHRLLEAYRRLADRARGAGPARHRVLVQGMRELLLKEARASGSPLTDSAAAELLAMDIELNAQGIEVWMDTQAAKP; from the coding sequence GTGCCGCGGCGTTTCGCCGGCTTCGCTTCCTCGAGCCGCGTCCCGGTGACGCTTCCCGCCATCCTTCAGTACGACCACGGCATCGCCGCCGTGGATTCGGGCTACTACCGCCCGAATCTGGACGCGATCCATGTGATCACGGAACGCGGCCGGGCCGCCATCGTCGACACCGGCACCAGCCACTCCGTTTCCCGCCTCCTCGCCGCGCTGGACACGCTGGGGATCCGGCGCGACCATGTCGACTTCATCCTGCTGACCCACATCCACCTGGACCACGCCGGCGGCGCGGGGCAGCTCGCGCGGGAGTTGCCGTGCGCCCGCATCGTGGTCCACCCCCGCGGGGTGCGACACCTGCTGGACCCGGGCAAGCTGGTCGCGAGCACGCGGGCGGTCTACGGCGACGAGGAATTCCGGAAACATTACGGCGAGGTGCTTCCCGTTCCCGCCGAGCGGCTGATCGAAGCCCCCGACGGCCTGCGGGTCGAATTGGCCGGGCGAGCGCTGGTCTGTCTGGAGACGCCTGGCCATGCACGGCACCATTACTGCATCTACGACGAACGCTCCCGCTCGGTGTTCACCGGCGACGCCTTCGGCATCTCGTACCGCGAGTTCGACGGCGACGGGACGCAGTTCATCTTTCCCACCTCCACCCCCGCCCAGTTTGACCCCGACGCGGCTCACGCCTCCATCGACCGCCTCGCGCGCCTGGACCCGAAGCACGCCTACCTGACCCATTACAGCCGGGTCTCCCACGTTCCTCGGCACGCGGTCACCCTGCACCGGTTGCTGGAGGCGTACCGGCGGCTCGCCGATCGGGCGCGCGGCGCGGGCCCGGCGCGCCATCGGGTGCTGGTCCAGGGCATGCGGGAGCTGCTCCTCAAAGAGGCCCGGGCGAGCGGAAGCCCGCTGACGGACAGCGCCGCGGCCGAGCTGCTGGCCATGGACATCGAGCTCAACGCCCAGGGCATCGAGGTGTGGATGGATACGCAAGCGGCGAAACCCTGA